The following are encoded together in the Daucus carota subsp. sativus chromosome 5, DH1 v3.0, whole genome shotgun sequence genome:
- the LOC108223462 gene encoding lysine--tRNA ligase produces MDGTVEEASKAVAGLSVGKSTGQPESGAMSKNALKKELKNKQKEEERRRKEEEKAKKAAAMPTSNAQKSVAADDDDMDPTQYFENRIKGLDALKTAGINPYPHKFSVSMSVIEYVEKYSGLNSGEHLEDVEVSLAGRIMNKRSSSSKLFFYDLHGDGAKVQLMTDARISDLSEAEFAKFHGGVKRGDIVGVVGFPGKSKRGELSMFPKSFIVLSHCLHMMPRQKPASSSDNESVKKIDAWIPGSGRNPETYVLKDQETRYRQRYLDLMLNSEVRHIFKTRAKVISYVRRYLDNLDFLEVETPMMNMIAGGAAARPFVTHHNELNMRLFMRIAPELYLKELVVGGLNRVYEIGKQFRNEGIDLTHNPEFTTCEFYMAYADYNDLMEMTEQMLSGMVKELTGGYKVRYHSNGLENEAIEIDFTPPFRRIDMIEDLEKMAGLNIPKDLASDEANKYLAEACAKFEIKCAPPLTTARLLDKLVGHFLEETCVNPAFIINQPEIMSPLAKWHRSKPGLTERFELFINKHELCNAYTELNDPVVQRQRFADQLKDRQSGDDEAMALDETFCTALEYGLPPTGGWGMGIDRLAMLLTDSQNIKEVLLFPAMKPQDELPVKATQSTAS; encoded by the exons ATGGACGGAACGGTTGAAGAAGCATCCAAAGCCGTAGCCGGTCTATCTGTTGGAAAATCTACTGGCCAACCAGAATCTGGAGCTATGAGCAAGAA TGCTTTGAAGAAAGAACTGAAGAATAAGCAGAAAGAGGAGGAACGGAGGCGCAAAGAAGAGGAAAAGGCAAAAAAG GCTGCTGCCATGCCAACCTCTAACGCACAGAAGTCTGTGGCagctgatgatgatgacatggaTCCGACG CAATATTTTGAAAACAGGATTAAAGGACTTGATGCTCTTAAAACAGCTGGAATAAATCCATATCCTCACAAGTTCTCTGTCTCAATGTCTGTCATAGAATATGTAGAGAAGTATTCTGGCCTGAATTCTGGGGAACATTTGGAGGATGTTGAAGTATCATTGGCAG GACGTATTATGAACAAAAGGTCATCATCATCAAAGCTTTTTTTCTATGATTTGCATGGTGATGGTGCCAAAGTCCAATTAATGACAGATGCAAG GATATCTGATTTAAGTGAAGCTGAATTTGCAAAGTTCCATGGTGGTGTGAAGCGAGGAGATATTGTTGGGGTTGTTGGGTTTCCAG GTAAAAGCAAAAGGGGGGAGCTAAGCATGTTCCCGAAGTCCTTCATAGTGCTGTCTCATTGTCTGCATATGATGCCACGGCAGAAACCTGCCTCTAGTTCTGATAATGAAAGTGTGAAG AAAATTGATGCATGGATCCCGGGAAGTGGCAGAAACCCTGAAACCTATGTTTTAAAGGATCAG GAAACTAGATATCGTCAACGATAtctggatttgatgttgaaCTCTGAGGTGCGACATATATTCAAGACCCGTGCAAAGGTCATTTCTTATGTTAGACGATATCTTGACAATCTGGATTTTCTGGAG GTTGAAACACCTATGATGAACATGATTGCTGGAGGAGCAGCGGCACGTCCATTTGTGACCCATCACAATGAACTGAACATGAGGCTTTTTATGCGTATAGCACCTGAGCTTTATCTGAAGGAACTCGTTGTTGGTGGTCTCAACCGTGTCTATGAAATTGGGAAGCAATTCAGAAATGAAGGGATTGACTTGACACATAATCCTGAGTTCACTACATGCGAGTTCTATATGGCGTATGCAGACTACAATGACCTGATGGAGATGACAGAACAAATGTTGAGTG GAATGGTCAAGGAGCTAACAGGAGGTTACAAAGTTAGATACCATTCAAATGGCTTAGAGAATGAAGCAATCGAAATAGATTTCACTCCCCCTTTCAG GAGGATTGATATGATTGAAGACTTGGAGAAGATGGCTGGTCTCAACATTCCGAAGGACCTCGCTAGCGATGAAGCCAACAAATATTTAGCTGAGGCGTGTGCAAAGTTTGAGATTAAATGCGCGCCTCCTCTAACAACTGCTCGTTTGTTGGATAAA CTTGTGGGGCACTTCCTGGAGGAGACATGTGTGAACCCTGCTTTCATCATAAATCAACCTGAGATAATGAGTCCACTAGCAAAGTGGCATAGATCCAAGCCAGGCCTGACTGAACGGTTTGAATTATTTATCAACAAACATGAA CTTTGCAACGCTTACACAGAGCTGAATGATCCTGTGGTACAGCGACAGCGGTTTGCAGACCAACTAAAG gATCGTCAATCAGGTGATGATGAAGCTATGGCCTTGGATGAAACATTCTGCACAGCTCTAGAATATGGACTACCTCCGACAGGAGGATGGGGAATGGGAATTGATCGGCTTGCAATGTTGCTAACAGATTCACAAAATATTAAG GAAGTTCTACTGTTTCCAGCCATGAAGCCACAGGATGAACTTCCAGTTAAAGCAACACAAT cTACAGCTTCATAG